The following proteins come from a genomic window of Corallococcus sp. NCRR:
- a CDS encoding type III secretion protein, whose amino-acid sequence MTRRTPVFAAPLLALLFLTGCSIELQHELTEADANEIYVLLSKNGINAKKEKAEGGNEVRFTIVVPKGDAAQAAELLKRNSLPRPVEKGLSHFAKGSMVPTATEERAMLLKAMAGEVSNALNQIDGVLEARAIVMVPENNDLSQPENKPMPSASVFIKYRMLEGGKPPISVDAVKQFVASSVSELKPEAVTVLMTEAMAPTAETTETNRLQDVLGVRMTAASASTFKMILGGAFALILAMMGLTAWTFMRGGSGGAAPAAAARPARARGGREG is encoded by the coding sequence ATGACTCGCCGAACGCCCGTCTTCGCCGCCCCGCTCCTCGCCCTGCTGTTCCTCACCGGCTGCTCCATCGAGCTGCAGCACGAGCTGACGGAAGCAGACGCGAATGAAATCTACGTCCTGCTCAGCAAGAACGGCATCAACGCCAAGAAGGAGAAGGCGGAGGGTGGCAACGAAGTGCGCTTCACCATCGTCGTCCCCAAGGGCGACGCCGCGCAGGCCGCGGAGCTGTTGAAGCGCAACTCGTTGCCGCGCCCGGTGGAGAAGGGCCTGTCCCACTTCGCCAAGGGCAGCATGGTTCCCACCGCCACGGAGGAGCGCGCCATGCTCCTCAAGGCCATGGCGGGTGAGGTCTCCAACGCGCTCAACCAGATCGACGGCGTGCTGGAAGCGCGCGCCATCGTGATGGTGCCGGAGAACAACGACCTGTCGCAGCCGGAGAACAAGCCGATGCCGTCGGCCTCCGTGTTCATCAAGTACCGCATGCTGGAGGGCGGCAAGCCCCCCATCTCCGTGGACGCGGTGAAGCAGTTCGTCGCCAGCTCCGTGTCGGAGCTCAAGCCGGAGGCCGTCACCGTGCTGATGACGGAGGCCATGGCCCCCACGGCGGAGACCACGGAGACCAACCGCCTGCAGGACGTGCTCGGCGTGCGCATGACGGCCGCCAGCGCGAGCACCTTCAAGATGATCCTCGGCGGCGCGTTCGCGCTCATCCTGGCGATGATGGGCCTCACCGCGTGGACCTTCATGCGCGGCGGCTCCGGCGGCGCTGCCCCGGCCGCGGCGGCGCGTCCCGCGCGTGCGCGCGGCGGTCGCGAGGGCTAG